A window of Hevea brasiliensis isolate MT/VB/25A 57/8 chromosome 14, ASM3005281v1, whole genome shotgun sequence contains these coding sequences:
- the LOC110670629 gene encoding serine/threonine-protein kinase-like protein At3g51990, with the protein MGYLSCKAESAIAISSTTCQFTSKTAQNKVEKPIKIQQFHYSDLEAATNGFSDQKLLGRGSHGCVYKAVIHGRHVAIKKPSKGVEIGQEVDNEIEILSKLHSPRLVNLLGFANDTKDRLLVVEFMSNGTLYDILHSNSRPPNWGRRIRMALQIAKAIDTLHSQNPPIIHRDIKSANVLIDRNFNARLGDFGLALRCGIDDDYRLKSTPPAGTIGYLDPCYVTPDNLSTKTDVFSFGILLLEIISGRKAIDVGHSPPSIVDWAIPLIKKGKLRAIYDPRIAPPKDPMTRKQLALIAAKCVRSCRERRPAMKEVVDWLTALSKLVPLHSWNGFNNPCMMVETMGRPIELRNNLFGPRPDGVGEENLDGTDGKVAMQSVKDSRRVYSDLGFRSNLKELMAGTEGQSGFLGEIDGVESTFKSANRVSSSRFGSARYGIKGRAQSKSRDRSLFRMRRNQSAEDNSELLSKHDDTAARSSFSAQGCHDI; encoded by the coding sequence ATGGGATACCTTTCTTGTAAGGCAGAATCAGCTATTGCCATCTCCAGCACAACTTGTCAATTTACTTCCAAAACCGCCCAAAACAAAGTAGAAAAGCCCATCAAGATCCAGCAGTTTCACTACAGTGATCTTGAGGCAGCTACCAATGGTTTTTCTGACCAGAAACTCCTAGGCAGAGGCAGCCATGGCTGTGTCTACAAGGCTGTTATCCATGGGCGCCATGTTGCTATCAAGAAACCCTCAAAAGGTGTTGAAATTGGCCAGGAAGTGGATAATGAGATCGAGATCTTGTCCAAACTTCACAGCCCAAGATTGGTAAACTTATTAGGCTTTGCAAATGATACTAAAGATAGATTGCTTGTTGTTGAATTCATGAGCAATGGCACCCTTTATGATATTCTTCACTCAAATTCAAGACCACCCAATTGGGGTCGAAGAATTCGAATGGCTTTGCAAATTGCTAAGGCTATCGACACTTTACACTCACAAAACCCACCTATAATCCATAGAGATATAAAGTCTGCCAATGTTTTGATTGATAGGAATTTCAATGCAAGATTGGGTGATTTTGGTTTAGCACTAAGGTGTGGTATCGATGATGATTATAGACTTAAATCAACCCCACCTGCTGGTACCATTGGTTATCTTGATCCGTGTTATGTTACTCCAGATAATTTGAGTACTAAAACTGATGTCTTTAGTTTTGGGATTTTGTTGTTGGAGATCATTAGTGGAAGGAAGGCTATTGATGTGGGGCATTCACCACCTTCCATTGTGGATTGGGCTATTCCGCTTATAAAGAAGGGGAAGCTTCGTGCTATTTATGATCCAAGAATTGCCCCTCCCAAGGATCCTATGACTAGGAAGCAGCTGGCTTTGATTGCTGCTAAATGTGTGAGGTCTTGCAGGGAAAGGAGGCCAGCAATGAAGGAGGTTGTTGATTGGCTAACTGCTTTGAGTAAATTGGTTCCCCTTCATTCATGGAATGGATTCAATAATCCATGTATGATGGTGGAGACAATGGGGCGtccaattgagttgagaaataaccTGTTTGGTCCAAGACCAGATGGTGTTGGAGAGGAGAATTTGGATGGTACAGATGGTAAAGTTGCTATGCAATCAGTAAAGGATTCAAGGAGGGTGTATTCAGATTTGGGGTTTCGGAGCAATTTGAAGGAACTTATGGCTGGAACAGAGGGACAGTCTGGATTTCTGGGAGAGATTGATGGAGTTGAATCTACTTTCAAGTCTGCAAATCGGGTTTCTAGCTCTAGATTTGGCAGTGCAAGATATGGTATCAAAGGAAGAGCTCAATCCAAGTCTCGTGACAGAAGTCTCTTTCGAATGAGAAGAAACCAATCTGCTGAGGATAATTCAGAACTACTTTCAAAGCATGATGACACAGCAGCTCGTTCGAGTTTTAGTGCTCAAGGATGTCATGACATCTAG
- the LOC110670609 gene encoding acyl-CoA--sterol O-acyltransferase 1-like produces MESDEMQNFIKVWLAVIISLCHCYAIRNIIPIGIKRLLFVLPVVCLFLYLPLNIFSPHLGGTTAFFIAWLANFKLLLFAFGKGPLSADPLISLPLFVAVSCLPIKIHKNPPPKTPLNHQNKENPPPKPYQNGQTKETPSRKPREGPLNYAIKGILVAILVRVYDYSDYIHPKIIIVLYAFHVYFLLELTLAISAALARTMLGIELEPQFNEPYLSTSLQDFWGKRWNLMVTRILHPTVYEPTRNFCARVIGREWATLPAVFGTFVVSAVMHELMFYYLGRVRPTWDITTFFLLHGFCLTAEIALKKMIKDKWQLPGLLSGILTVGFVMSTAFWLFFPKFMECRIDVRAFEEYAALGAWVRNASESALRIWQGDRPS; encoded by the coding sequence atggAGAGTGATGAAATGCAGAACTTCATTAAGGTATGGCTTGCAGTTATTATTTCTCTATGTCATTGTTATGCAATTAGAAACATTATTCCTATAGGGATCAAAAGACTACTCTTTGTTCTCCCTGTTGTTTGCCTCTTTCTTTACCTTCCTCTCAATATCTTCTCTCCTCATCTTGGTGGCACTACTGCCTTTTTCATTGCTTGGCTTGCAAATTTCAAGCTCCTCCTCTTTGCTTTTGGCAAAGGTCCTCTTTCTGCAGATCCATTAATTTCTCTTCCTCTTTTTGTGGCTGTTTCTTGCTTACCCATCAAGATCCATAAGAACCCGCCACCCAAAACGCCTTTAAATCATCAAAACAAAGAAAACCCACCTCCAAAACCATATCAAAATGGCCAAACCAAAGAAACCCCATCAAGAAAACCAAGAGAAGGCCCTCTAAATTATGCAATAAAGGGTATATTAGTGGCCATTTTGGTACGTGTTTATGATTATAGTGACTATATCCACCCAAAAATCATTATAGTTCTCTATGCGTTCCATGTCTACTTCTTACTTGAGCTCACTCTTGCCATAAGTGCAGCCCTGGCTCGAACCATGCTCGGCATAGAGCTCGAACCACAGTTCAACGAACCCTACCTCTCCACTTCGCTTCAAGATTTCTGGGGCAAGAGATGGAACCTCATGGTCACTCGCATCCTACACCCTACCGTATACGAACCCACACGCAACTTCTGCGCGCGTGTCATTGGCAGAGAGTGGGCAACGCTCCCAGCTGTTTTCGGAACATTTGTGGTGTCAGCAGTAATGCACGAGCTCATGTTCTACTACCTGGGGCGCGTGAGACCCACGTGGGACATCACTACGTTCTTTCTTCTACATGGATTCTGTTTAACCGCGGAGATTGCTCTAAAGAAGATGATAAAAGACAAGTGGCAACTGCCGGGGTTATTGTCTGGAATCTTGACAGTTGGGTTCGTCATGTCGACAGCGTTTTGGCTGTTTTTTCCAAAGTTCATGGAGTGCAGGATTGATGTTAGGGCGTTTGAGGAATACGCGGCACTAGGAGCGTGGGTAAGGAATGCGAGTGAAAGCGCATTGCGAATTTGGCAGGGTGATAGACCGTCATGA
- the LOC131173328 gene encoding acyl-CoA--sterol O-acyltransferase 1-like → MHKSKRGGLENNLSNPFLHGVFLTKNQDQEQDKSSKEKKIMESDEMQNFIKVWLAVIISLCHCYAIRNIIPIGIKRLLFVLPVVCLFLYLPINIFSPHLGGTTAFFIAWLANFKLLLFAFGKGPLSADPSISLPLFVAVSCLPIKIHKNPPPKTPLNHQNKENPPPKPYQNGQTKETPSRKPREGPLNYAIKGILVAILVRVYDYSDYIHPKIIIVLYAFHVYFLLELTLAISAALARTMLGIELEPQFNEPYLSTSLQDFWGKRWNLMVTRILHPTVYEPTRNFCARVIGREWATLPAVFGTFVVSAVMHELMFYYLGRVRPTWDITTFFLLHGFCLTAEIALKKMIKDKWQLPGLLSGILTVGFVMTTAFWLFFPKFMECRIDVRAFEEYAALGAWVRNASESALRIWQGDRPA, encoded by the exons ATGCACAAGTCAAAAAGAGGTGGCTTAGAAAACAACCTTTCAAACCCCTTTCTCCATGGCGTCTTCCTCACAAAG AACCAAGATCAAGAACAAGATaagagtagtaaagaaaagaaaataatggAGAGCGATGAAATGCAGAACTTCATTAAAGTATGGCTTGCAGTTATCATTTCTCTATGTCATTGTTATGCAATTAGAAACATTATTCCTATAGGGATCAAAAGACTACTCTTTGTTCTCCCGGTTGTTTGCCTCTTTCTTTACCTTCCTATCAATATCTTCTCTCCTCATCTTGGTGGCACTACTGCCTTTTTCATTGCTTGGCTTGCAAATTTCAAGCTCCTCCTCTTTGCTTTTGGTAAAGGTCCTCTTTCTGCAGATCCATCAATTTCTCTTCCTCTTTTTGTGGCTGTTTCTTGCTTACCCATCAAGATCCATAAGAACCCGCCACCCAAAACGCCTTTAAATCATCAAAACAAAGAAAACCCACCTCCAAAACCATATCAAAATGGCCAAACCAAAGAAACCCCATCAAGAAAACCAAGAGAAGGCCCTCTAAATTATGCAATAAAGGGTATATTAGTGGCCATTTTGGTACGTGTTTATGATTATAGTGACTATATCCACCCAAAAATCATTATAGTTCTCTATGCCTTCCATGTCTACTTCTTACTTGAGCTCACTCTTGCCATAAGTGCAGCCCTGGCTCGAACCATGCTCGGCATAGAGCTCGAACCACAGTTCAACGAACCCTACCTCTCCACTTCGCTTCAAGATTTCTGGGGCAAGAGATGGAACCTCATGGTAACTCGCATACTACACCCTACCGTATACGAACCCACACGCAACTTCTGCGCGCGTGTCATTGGCAGAGAGTGGGCAACGCTCCCAGCTGTTTTCGGAACATTTGTGGTGTCAGCAGTAATGCACGAGCTCATGTTCTACTACCTGGGGCGCGTGAGACCCACGTGGGACATCACTACGTTCTTTCTTCTACATGGATTCTGTTTAACCGCGGAGATTGCTCTAAAGAAGATGATAAAAGACAAGTGGCAACTGCCGGGGTTATTGTCTGGAATCTTGACAGTTGGGTTTGTCATGACGACAGCGTTTTGGCTGTTTTTTCCAAAGTTCATGGAGTGCAGGATTGATGTTAGGGCGTTTGAGGAATACGCGGCACTAGGAGCGTGGGTAAGGAATGCGAGTGAAAGCGCATTGCGAATTTGGCAGGGTGATAGACCGGCATGA
- the LOC110652447 gene encoding putative disease resistance protein At3g14460 translates to MELPKGICNLLNLQHLDIIGTTKLQEMPPHIGNLTSLRVLTKFVIGKGNEQITELKKLSDLQGQLHITSLENVEVEDIRDVGVANLKDKPGITELCLEWIDKFSSDLRNSSDEEQVLDSLRPHRRLSSLSITSFGGREFSSWLGEFSFSSMVQVKLSNCCQITSLPPLGRLKSLKKLSIESLSGVKEVGVEFYEDDSCFSCLEALEISNMGQWDLWAWHNGVGGDSVAKFPKLHELRIQSCPKLVGKLPTFLPSLEKLVISNCLLLVDLPAVLPSLKNIHISNCPQLVDLPEVLPSLVTLSIRRCQEAVLRRVTNATSLISLKHLEIKGCNELVSLVDGKEGLLPCNLEILNIHVCPNLKELPSGLNNLKSLKDLSISQCGSLVSFPARGLPHSLIRLRIDNCDSLASLPEGIVSHSGATSHLEEIHIFRCKSLRYPSNGKFPDSLKTLHIHNWATQLLNSLQLSHLTVLQIRNCPQLESFQGRELHMPTLVSLEIFGCERLRSLSSHMQNLQSLQNLTIWNCHQLEFFPEVGLPNPKLVFFQIDQCKNMRSLPNQMQNCWR, encoded by the coding sequence ATGGAGTTACCTAAAGGCATATGCAATTTACTCAACTTGCAGCATCTTGATATTATCGGCACAACAAAATTGCAAGAGATGCCACCACATATTGGTAATTTAACTAGTCTCAGAGTGTTGACCAAGTTTGTCATTGGGAAAGGCAATGAACAGATAACAGAGTTGAAGAAACTTTCTGATCTACAAGGGCAGCTTCATATTACAAGTTTAGAGAATGTGGAAGTGGAAGATATTCGAGATGTAGGTGTTGCCAATTTGAAGGATAAGCCTGGTATTACTGAACTATGCTTGGAATGGATTGATAAATTTTCTTCTGATTTGAGAAACTCAAGTGATGAAGAACAAGTTCTCGACTCACTACGGCCACATCGAAGACTGTCAAGCCTTTCAATTACATCATTTGGTGGAAGGGAATTCTCATCTTGGCTAGGAGAGTTCTCATTCTCTAGCATGGTGCAGGTGAAGCTGAGCAACTgttgtcaaattacatcattgcCACCACTCGGACGATTAAAGTCATTAAAAAAGTTGAGCATAGAAAGTTTGAGTGGAGTGAAAGAAGTGGGTGTTGAGTTTTATGAGGATGATTCATGTTTTTCTTGTTTGGAAGCACTAGAGATTAGTAATATGGGTCAGTGGGATCTGTGGGCTTGGCATAATGGTGTGGGTGGAGATTCCGTGGCAAAATTTCCAAAGCTGCATGAACTTCGAATACAAAGTTGTCCCAAGTTGGTTGGAAAATTGCCCACCTTCCTTCCTTCCCTTGAAAAACTTGTTATTAGTAACTGCCTGCTGTTGGTTGATTTACCAGCAGTGCTACCTTCCCTGAAAAACATTCATATTTCTAATTGCCCTCAGTTAGTTGATTTACCAGAAGTGCTTCCCTCTCTTGTAACACTCTCTATTAGAAGATGTCAAGAGGCAGTTCTCAGGAGAGTGACTAATGCCACCTCTCTTATTAGTCTAAAGCATTTGGAAATCAAAGGATGTAATGAGCTTGTGTCATTGGTAGATGGAAAGGAAGGGCTTTTGCCTTGCAACCTTGAAATTCTGAACATACACGTGTGTCCAAATTTGAAGGAGTTGCCAAGTGGACTGAACAACCTCAAATCTCTCAAAGATTTGAGTATAAGCCAATGTGGAAGTTTAGTCTCCTTCCCAGCAAGGGGTTTGCCACACAGCTTGATCCGTCTTCGTATCGATAACTGTGATTCTTTGGCATCTTTGCCGGAGGGAATTGTGTCTCACAGTGGCGCGACGTCTCATCTGGAAGAAATACATATCTTTCGATGTAAATCTCTCAGGTATCCTTCAAATGGCAAGTTTCCTGATTCCCTAAAGACTCTTCATATTCACAACTGGGCGACACAATTATTAAACTCGCTACAGCTTTCGCATCTCACAGTATTACAAATACGGAACTGTCCTCAATTAGAGTCGTTTCAAGGGAGGGAATTGCACATGCCCACTCTTGTCTCTTTGGAAATCTTTGGCTGTGAAAGATTGAGATCTTTATCTAGTCATATGCAAAACCTCCAGAGTCTACAAAATTTAACAATATGGAACTGTCATCAGTTAGAGTTCTTCCCAGAGGTGGGATTGCCCAACCCCAAGCTTGTCTTTTTTCAAATTGATCAGTGCAAAAATATGAGGTCTCTACCCAATCAGATGCAAAACTGTTGGAGGTAA